A single window of Streptomyces sudanensis DNA harbors:
- a CDS encoding beta strand repeat-containing protein, with translation MTKKMRIRVARVAAGAVIAAGASLTAAGAAQAAGFQIGFNDACAPLDPTCNGGGNGNGGGNGNGNGGGNGNAGGNGNAGTSVNGGVSIGGTSTDGGAGNAGPSTNGGAGNAGPSTNGGASTDGGAGNAGPSTNGGAGNAGPSTDGGAGNAGPSTDGGAGNAGPSTDGGAGNAGPSTNGGAGNAGPSTNGGAGNAGPSTNGGAGNAGPSTNGGASTDGGAGNAGPSTNGGAGNAGPSTNGGASTDGGAGNAGPSTNGGAGNAGPSTSGGASTEGSASTNGGASTDGGTGNGGPSTNGATSGSTGGEVPASTGGTGTTGGGADSCTVTADGVECADTATPDTNTPDTNNVGSQPVQQGEAKEELAETGAAETSFLLLGAATMIAGGIGFRLLPRMVGGRTAA, from the coding sequence ATGACCAAGAAGATGCGGATCAGGGTCGCGCGGGTGGCCGCCGGTGCGGTGATCGCCGCGGGCGCCTCCCTGACCGCGGCCGGGGCCGCCCAGGCGGCGGGCTTCCAGATCGGCTTCAACGACGCGTGCGCCCCGCTCGACCCCACGTGCAACGGTGGCGGGAACGGCAACGGCGGCGGCAACGGTAACGGCAACGGCGGCGGGAATGGCAACGCCGGCGGGAACGGCAACGCCGGCACGTCCGTCAACGGTGGCGTGTCCATCGGCGGCACGTCCACGGACGGTGGTGCCGGTAACGCCGGTCCTTCGACCAATGGTGGTGCCGGTAACGCCGGTCCTTCCACCAACGGTGGTGCGTCGACCGACGGTGGTGCTGGTAACGCCGGTCCTTCGACCAATGGTGGTGCTGGTAACGCCGGTCCTTCGACCGACGGTGGTGCCGGTAACGCCGGTCCTTCGACCGACGGTGGTGCCGGTAACGCCGGTCCTTCGACCGACGGTGGTGCCGGTAACGCCGGTCCTTCGACCAATGGTGGTGCCGGTAACGCCGGTCCTTCGACCAATGGTGGTGCCGGTAACGCCGGTCCTTCGACCAATGGTGGTGCCGGTAACGCCGGTCCCTCCACCAACGGTGGTGCGTCGACCGACGGTGGTGCTGGTAACGCCGGTCCTTCGACCAATGGTGGTGCCGGTAACGCCGGTCCCTCCACCAACGGTGGTGCGTCGACCGACGGTGGTGCTGGTAACGCCGGTCCTTCGACCAATGGTGGTGCCGGTAACGCCGGTCCCTCCACCAGCGGCGGCGCCTCGACCGAGGGCAGCGCGTCCACGAACGGCGGCGCCTCCACCGACGGCGGCACCGGCAACGGCGGCCCCTCCACCAACGGCGCCACCAGCGGCTCCACGGGCGGTGAGGTCCCCGCCTCCACCGGCGGCACCGGCACGACCGGCGGCGGAGCCGACTCCTGCACCGTGACCGCCGACGGCGTCGAGTGCGCCGACACCGCGACTCCCGACACCAACACCCCGGACACCAACAACGTCGGCTCGCAGCCGGTGCAGCAGGGCGAGGCCAAGGAGGAGCTGGCGGAGACCGGCGCCGCCGAGACCTCGTTCCTCCTCCTCGGCGCCGCGACGATGATCGCCGGCGGCATCGGCTTCCGCCTGCTGCCGCGCATGGTCGGCGGTCGCACCGCCGCCTGA
- the ftsX gene encoding permease-like cell division protein FtsX, with translation MRAQFVLSEIGVGLRRNLTMTFAVIISVALSLALFGGAVLMGQQVDAMKNFWYDKVNVTIYLCNKNDAKAAETCSKGAVTAQQKEQIEADLKKLDIVETVHHETAEEAYRHYREEYGDNPIASVVTPDQMQESFRVKLKNPEKYEVVATAFSGRSGVHSVQDQRGLLETLFNMMRGMNVAALVVMGLMLVIALMLIVNTVRVSAFSRRRETGIMRLVGASSFYIQMPFIMEAAFAGLLGGLVACALLLVGRYFLIDAGLSLAEQMPLIQFIGWDAVFSVLPLVLVLGLLMPSLAAAVALRKYLKV, from the coding sequence ATGCGCGCCCAGTTCGTACTCTCGGAGATCGGTGTCGGCCTCCGTCGCAATCTCACGATGACCTTCGCCGTCATCATCTCGGTGGCCCTGTCGCTGGCCCTCTTCGGCGGTGCGGTGCTGATGGGCCAGCAGGTCGACGCGATGAAGAACTTCTGGTACGACAAGGTCAACGTCACCATCTACCTCTGCAACAAGAACGACGCGAAGGCGGCGGAGACGTGCTCCAAGGGCGCGGTGACCGCCCAGCAGAAGGAGCAGATCGAGGCGGACCTCAAGAAGCTCGACATCGTGGAGACCGTCCACCACGAGACGGCGGAGGAGGCGTACCGGCACTACCGGGAGGAGTACGGCGACAACCCCATCGCCAGCGTCGTCACGCCGGACCAGATGCAGGAGTCGTTCCGGGTCAAGCTGAAGAACCCGGAGAAGTACGAGGTCGTCGCCACCGCCTTCTCGGGCCGGTCCGGCGTCCACTCGGTGCAGGACCAGCGCGGCCTGCTGGAGACCCTGTTCAACATGATGCGCGGCATGAACGTCGCGGCCCTCGTCGTCATGGGCCTGATGCTGGTGATCGCGCTGATGCTCATCGTCAACACGGTGCGCGTGTCGGCGTTCAGCCGCCGCCGTGAGACCGGGATCATGCGGCTGGTCGGCGCCTCCAGCTTCTACATCCAGATGCCGTTCATCATGGAGGCCGCGTTCGCCGGCCTGCTGGGCGGGCTGGTCGCCTGCGCGCTGCTCCTGGTGGGCCGGTACTTCCTGATCGACGCGGGCCTGTCGCTGGCCGAGCAGATGCCGCTGATCCAGTTCATCGGCTGGGACGCGGTGTTCTCCGTCCTGCCGCTGGTGCTCGTCCTCGGGCTGCTGATGCCGTCGCTGGCGGCCGCCGTCGCGTTGCGCAAGTACCTGAAGGTGTGA
- the ftsE gene encoding cell division ATP-binding protein FtsE: MIRFDNVSKSYPKQSQPALRDVSLEIEKGEFVFLVGSSGSGKSTFLRLLLREERASTGTVHVLGKDLARLSNWKVPHMRRQLGTVFQDFRLLPNKTVAQNVAFAQEVIGKSRGEIRKSVPQVLGLVGLAGKEDRMPGELSGGEQQRVAIARAFVNRPMLLIADEPTGNLDPQTSVGIMKLLDKINRTGTTVVMATHDQNIVDQMRKRVIELENGRLVRDQARGVYGYQH; encoded by the coding sequence GTGATCCGATTCGACAACGTCTCCAAGTCCTACCCGAAGCAGAGCCAGCCCGCGCTCAGGGACGTGTCCCTGGAGATCGAGAAGGGCGAGTTCGTCTTCCTGGTGGGGTCCTCCGGCTCCGGGAAGTCGACCTTCCTCCGCCTGCTCCTGCGCGAGGAGCGCGCCAGCACGGGAACGGTGCACGTCCTCGGCAAGGACCTCGCCCGGCTGTCGAACTGGAAGGTGCCCCACATGCGCCGCCAGCTGGGCACGGTGTTCCAGGACTTCCGGCTGCTGCCGAACAAGACGGTCGCGCAGAACGTGGCCTTCGCGCAGGAGGTCATCGGCAAGTCCCGCGGCGAGATCCGCAAGTCCGTGCCGCAGGTCCTGGGCCTGGTCGGCCTGGCGGGCAAGGAGGACCGGATGCCGGGCGAGCTGTCCGGCGGCGAGCAGCAGCGCGTGGCCATCGCGCGCGCGTTCGTCAACCGGCCGATGCTGCTGATCGCCGACGAGCCGACCGGCAACCTCGACCCGCAGACGTCGGTGGGCATCATGAAGCTCCTCGACAAGATCAACCGCACGGGCACCACCGTCGTCATGGCGACGCACGACCAGAACATCGTCGACCAGATGCGCAAGCGCGTCATCGAGCTGGAGAACGGCCGGCTCGTCCGCGACCAGGCCCGCGGCGTCTACGGCTACCAGCACTGA
- the smpB gene encoding SsrA-binding protein SmpB produces MAKEKGRKLIAQNKKARHDYHIMDTYECGLVLTGTEVKSLRQGRASLVDGFVQIDGHEAWLHNVHVPEYSQGTWTNHTARRKRKLLLHRAEIDKLESKSQETGHTVVPLSLYFKDGRAKVEIALARGKKEYDKRQTLREKQDRREAERTMSAIRRRQRA; encoded by the coding sequence ATGGCTAAGGAAAAAGGGCGCAAGCTGATCGCGCAGAACAAGAAGGCGCGGCACGACTACCACATCATGGACACCTACGAGTGCGGTCTGGTCCTGACCGGCACCGAGGTGAAGTCGCTGCGCCAGGGGCGGGCCTCGCTGGTGGACGGCTTCGTGCAGATCGACGGGCACGAGGCGTGGCTGCACAACGTCCACGTGCCGGAGTACAGCCAGGGCACCTGGACCAACCACACCGCCCGGCGCAAGCGGAAGCTGCTGCTGCACCGCGCGGAGATCGACAAGCTGGAGTCGAAGTCGCAGGAGACGGGGCACACGGTCGTGCCGCTCTCCCTGTACTTCAAGGACGGCCGGGCCAAGGTCGAGATCGCGCTCGCCAGGGGCAAGAAGGAGTACGACAAGCGGCAGACGCTGCGGGAGAAGCAGGACCGGCGCGAGGCCGAGCGCACCATGTCGGCGATCCGCCGCCGCCAGCGCGCCTAG
- a CDS encoding ABC transporter substrate-binding protein has product MRTTPLKRRTVVALAVAGALTLAGCGGGGGTRSGGDAGGGDASGGSTAQTVRLPKLDGQRLQVVGVWTGPEQEAFAKVLKEFEKRTGARVSYVPTQDAMLNYIGTKTAGGSPPDVAMLQQVGALRQAVERKWAKPVGAEAKAQLAKNYTKGWRDLGAVDGTQYGVYFKAANKSLVWYNTAVFDNAGASEPKTWKELLATAETISASGVTPVSVGGADGWTLTDWFENVYLSQAGTEKYDQLAAHRIKWTDPSVARALKTLAELFGKPNLIAGGAAGALQTEFPASVTQTFTGGDQPKAAMVFEGDFVAVNIAQTEAKIGTDAKVFPFPAVDGGEPPVVTGGDVAVALTDKPAAQALLTFLASPDAAAVWAAQGGFVSPNKSLDPAAYPDDVQRGIAKALIAAGDDFRFDMSDQMPQSFGGTPGKGEWKALQDFLRNPRDVAGTQARLEADAAKAYRSGS; this is encoded by the coding sequence ATGCGTACAACTCCGCTCAAACGCCGGACCGTTGTGGCCCTCGCGGTCGCGGGGGCCCTGACCCTCGCCGGCTGCGGCGGCGGTGGCGGGACCCGCTCCGGCGGGGACGCCGGCGGCGGGGACGCGAGCGGCGGGAGCACCGCGCAGACCGTCCGGTTGCCGAAGCTGGACGGGCAGCGCCTCCAGGTGGTCGGCGTGTGGACGGGACCGGAGCAGGAGGCGTTCGCCAAGGTCCTGAAGGAGTTCGAGAAGCGCACCGGCGCACGCGTCTCGTACGTGCCGACGCAGGACGCGATGCTCAACTACATCGGCACGAAGACCGCCGGCGGCTCGCCGCCCGACGTGGCGATGCTCCAGCAGGTCGGCGCGCTCCGGCAGGCCGTCGAGCGGAAGTGGGCGAAGCCGGTGGGCGCGGAGGCGAAAGCGCAGCTGGCGAAGAACTACACCAAGGGCTGGCGGGACCTCGGGGCGGTGGACGGCACGCAGTACGGCGTGTACTTCAAGGCCGCCAACAAGTCGCTGGTCTGGTACAACACGGCGGTCTTCGACAACGCGGGCGCCTCCGAGCCGAAGACGTGGAAGGAACTGCTGGCCACCGCCGAGACGATCTCCGCGTCCGGGGTCACGCCCGTGTCGGTCGGCGGCGCGGACGGGTGGACGCTGACGGACTGGTTCGAGAACGTCTACCTGTCGCAGGCCGGGACGGAGAAGTACGACCAGCTGGCGGCGCACCGGATCAAGTGGACCGACCCGTCGGTGGCCCGGGCCCTGAAGACGCTCGCCGAGCTGTTCGGGAAGCCGAACCTGATCGCGGGCGGCGCGGCCGGCGCGCTGCAGACGGAGTTCCCCGCGTCGGTGACGCAGACCTTCACGGGCGGCGACCAGCCGAAGGCCGCGATGGTCTTCGAGGGCGACTTCGTGGCGGTCAACATCGCCCAGACCGAGGCGAAGATCGGCACGGACGCGAAGGTGTTCCCGTTCCCGGCCGTGGACGGCGGCGAACCGCCCGTGGTGACGGGCGGGGACGTGGCGGTGGCGCTGACGGACAAGCCCGCGGCGCAGGCGCTGCTGACGTTCCTCGCGTCGCCGGACGCGGCGGCGGTCTGGGCGGCCCAGGGCGGGTTCGTCTCGCCCAACAAGTCGCTGGACCCGGCCGCGTACCCCGACGACGTGCAGCGCGGCATCGCGAAGGCGCTGATCGCCGCCGGCGACGACTTCCGCTTCGACATGTCGGACCAGATGCCGCAGTCCTTCGGCGGCACGCCCGGCAAGGGCGAGTGGAAGGCCCTCCAGGACTTCCTGAGGAACCCTAGGGACGTCGCGGGGACGCAGGCGCGCCTGGAGGCGGACGCGGCCAAGGCGTACCGGAGCGGGAGCTGA
- a CDS encoding S41 family peptidase: MSLPGPGFSLRPRRIGRGAVLPVLFATVLATAAVTDSLPRDGSAPSRAARGGPPTAPQSRAGAVREQVVRAAVRAAEDGKPVAKAAEEAASRSGDRWSAVYDKDEYEDLRRALDGAYTGVGLWARRTADGRVEVARVQRGGPAERAGLRPGDRLRTVDGRSVHGRAAAEVVALLRGDGARARAGSAVVLGVQRGARTWTLTLRRARLAAEAVTVRRLGDAVLIRVSAFTRGSGELVRRAVDRAPDGAGVLLDLRGNGGGLVAEAVAAASAFLDGGLVATYDLHGEERALYAEPGGDTGRPVVALIDGGTMSAAELLTGALKDRGRAVTVGTRTFGKGSVQMPSSLPDGSVAELTVGHYRTPAGARVDGRGIAPDVPAPTRAEERARTVLSGLGAGA, from the coding sequence ATGTCGCTGCCGGGTCCAGGGTTCTCGCTCCGGCCCCGCCGCATCGGGCGCGGGGCCGTCCTGCCGGTGCTGTTCGCCACCGTCCTCGCGACGGCCGCCGTCACCGACTCCCTGCCGCGCGACGGCTCCGCCCCGTCGAGGGCGGCCCGCGGCGGCCCGCCGACCGCCCCCCAGTCCCGGGCGGGCGCGGTACGGGAGCAGGTGGTCCGCGCCGCGGTCCGGGCCGCCGAGGACGGCAAGCCCGTCGCGAAGGCCGCGGAGGAGGCGGCCAGCCGCAGCGGCGACCGGTGGAGCGCCGTCTACGACAAGGACGAGTACGAGGACCTCCGGCGCGCCCTGGACGGGGCGTACACGGGGGTCGGCCTGTGGGCGCGCCGCACCGCCGACGGGCGCGTCGAGGTGGCCCGGGTGCAGCGCGGCGGGCCCGCGGAGCGGGCGGGGCTGCGGCCCGGCGACCGGCTCCGGACGGTCGACGGCCGCTCCGTGCACGGGCGCGCCGCCGCCGAGGTGGTCGCCCTGCTCCGCGGCGACGGCGCGCGTGCGCGGGCCGGCTCCGCGGTCGTCCTCGGTGTGCAGCGGGGCGCCCGCACGTGGACGCTGACGCTGCGCCGCGCCCGGCTCGCCGCCGAGGCGGTCACCGTGCGGCGGCTCGGCGACGCGGTGCTGATCCGGGTCAGCGCGTTCACCCGGGGCAGCGGCGAACTGGTGCGCAGGGCCGTGGACCGCGCCCCCGACGGCGCCGGCGTGCTGCTGGACCTGCGGGGCAACGGGGGCGGGCTGGTCGCCGAGGCGGTCGCCGCCGCGTCCGCCTTCCTCGACGGGGGGCTCGTCGCCACGTACGACCTGCACGGCGAGGAGAGGGCCCTGTACGCGGAGCCGGGCGGCGACACCGGCAGGCCCGTCGTCGCGCTGATCGACGGCGGCACCATGAGCGCCGCCGAGCTGCTGACCGGGGCGCTCAAGGACCGCGGGCGGGCCGTCACCGTGGGGACCCGCACCTTCGGCAAGGGCTCGGTGCAGATGCCCAGCAGCCTCCCCGACGGGTCGGTCGCCGAGCTGACCGTCGGCCACTACCGCACCCCGGCGGGCGCGCGGGTCGACGGGCGGGGCATCGCCCCGGACGTCCCGGCGCCCACCCGGGCCGAGGAGCGGGCCCGTACGGTATTGAGTGGCCTCGGGGCGGGCGCGTAG
- a CDS encoding carbohydrate ABC transporter permease: MRGSRAASAPPGVRPAPRPASRLVSRLAGGAVQVFLVAVALFWLMPTVGLLLSSLRSPSDISGSGWWTVFTAPARLTADNYAAILRNEAITDSLLSTAMIAVPATVLVVVLGSLAGYAFAWMDFPGRDWWFLAVVGLLVVPVQVALVPVSELFGRIGVFETTLGVVLFHTAFGLPFAIFLLRNFFAEIPRELLEAARLDGAGEMRLFARVVLPLGGPAIASLGIFQFLWVWNDMLVALVFADSDAPPITVALQQQVRQFGNNVDVLAPGAFVSMVVPLVVFFAFQRQFVSGVMAGAVK; this comes from the coding sequence ATGAGGGGATCTCGTGCCGCGTCGGCGCCGCCGGGCGTCCGGCCCGCACCCCGGCCGGCGTCCCGGCTGGTGTCGCGGCTGGCCGGGGGCGCCGTGCAGGTGTTCCTCGTCGCCGTCGCGCTGTTCTGGCTGATGCCCACGGTGGGTCTGCTGCTGTCCTCGCTGCGGTCGCCGTCCGACATCAGCGGGAGTGGCTGGTGGACGGTGTTCACCGCGCCGGCGCGGCTGACGGCCGACAACTACGCGGCGATCCTGCGCAACGAGGCGATCACCGACTCGCTGCTCTCCACGGCGATGATCGCCGTCCCGGCGACGGTGCTCGTCGTCGTGCTCGGCTCGCTCGCCGGGTACGCGTTCGCCTGGATGGACTTCCCGGGCCGCGACTGGTGGTTCCTGGCCGTGGTGGGACTGCTGGTGGTGCCGGTGCAGGTGGCGCTGGTGCCGGTGTCGGAGCTGTTCGGGCGGATCGGCGTCTTCGAGACGACGCTGGGCGTGGTCCTGTTCCACACGGCCTTCGGCCTGCCGTTCGCGATCTTCCTGCTGCGCAACTTCTTCGCGGAGATCCCGCGCGAGCTGCTGGAGGCGGCCCGCCTCGACGGGGCGGGCGAGATGCGGCTCTTCGCGCGCGTGGTGCTGCCGCTGGGCGGCCCGGCGATCGCGTCGCTCGGCATCTTCCAGTTCCTGTGGGTGTGGAACGACATGCTGGTCGCGCTGGTCTTCGCCGACTCGGACGCCCCGCCGATCACGGTGGCGCTCCAGCAGCAGGTGCGGCAGTTCGGCAACAACGTCGACGTGCTGGCGCCGGGCGCGTTCGTGTCGATGGTGGTGCCGCTGGTGGTGTTCTTCGCCTTCCAGCGGCAGTTCGTGTCGGGCGTGATGGCGGGGGCGGTGAAGTAG
- a CDS encoding carbohydrate ABC transporter permease, with product MTAAPPLRTRQRYRRPARGSTAGTRGLLAALFLLPALVLLGALVVYPIGYSVQRSFLDRAGTAFVGLDNYAEIFTDETILTAVRNNAIWVVAAPALATALGLVFAVLTERVRWGTAFKLVVFMPMAISMLAAGIIFRLVYEQDPDRGVANAVWVGVHDTFAESAGYPKARPLPVHPLKAAGGGAYVTKEPVRAGTPARLPLVGVAPAKMPDDARPAREPRPAPGAVAGTAWLDFTKGGGGTPNTVDAGERGLKGLRIEAVRDGRVVASATAAADGSFTLPAAADGALLRLPEANFREPYNGLDWLGPALVTPAVIGAYVWMWAGFAMVLIAAGLAGLPRELLEAARVDGANEWQVFRRVTVPMLAPVLAVVLVTLVINVLKIF from the coding sequence GTGACCGCCGCTCCCCCGCTCCGGACGCGGCAGCGGTACCGGCGGCCCGCCCGCGGGAGCACGGCGGGCACCCGCGGACTGCTCGCCGCCCTGTTCCTGCTGCCCGCGCTGGTACTGCTGGGCGCCCTCGTCGTGTACCCGATCGGGTACTCCGTCCAGCGGTCGTTCCTCGACCGGGCCGGTACGGCCTTCGTCGGCCTGGACAACTACGCGGAGATCTTCACCGACGAGACGATCCTGACGGCGGTGCGGAACAACGCGATCTGGGTGGTGGCCGCGCCGGCGCTGGCCACCGCCCTCGGGCTGGTCTTCGCCGTGCTGACCGAGCGGGTCCGCTGGGGCACGGCGTTCAAGCTGGTCGTCTTCATGCCGATGGCGATATCCATGCTGGCCGCCGGGATCATCTTCCGGCTGGTGTACGAGCAGGACCCCGACCGGGGCGTCGCGAACGCGGTGTGGGTCGGCGTCCACGACACGTTCGCCGAGTCGGCCGGCTACCCCAAGGCCCGCCCGCTGCCGGTGCACCCGCTCAAGGCGGCGGGCGGCGGCGCGTACGTGACGAAGGAGCCGGTGCGGGCGGGGACGCCCGCACGGCTGCCGCTCGTCGGGGTGGCGCCGGCGAAGATGCCCGACGACGCCCGGCCGGCGCGCGAGCCGCGGCCCGCGCCCGGCGCGGTCGCCGGCACGGCGTGGCTGGACTTCACCAAGGGCGGCGGGGGCACCCCCAACACCGTCGACGCCGGGGAGCGGGGCCTGAAGGGCCTGCGGATCGAGGCGGTGAGGGACGGGCGGGTCGTCGCCTCGGCGACGGCGGCGGCGGACGGGTCGTTCACCCTGCCCGCCGCGGCGGACGGGGCGCTGCTGCGGCTGCCGGAGGCCAACTTCCGGGAGCCGTACAACGGTCTGGACTGGCTGGGCCCGGCGCTGGTGACGCCCGCCGTGATCGGCGCCTACGTGTGGATGTGGGCGGGCTTCGCGATGGTCCTCATCGCGGCCGGCCTCGCGGGCCTGCCGCGCGAGCTGCTGGAGGCGGCCCGCGTGGACGGCGCCAACGAGTGGCAGGTGTTCCGCCGGGTGACGGTGCCGATGCTCGCGCCGGTGCTGGCGGTGGTGCTGGTGACGCTGGTGATCAACGTGCTGAAGATCTTC
- a CDS encoding serine/threonine-protein kinase: protein MRPVGSKYLLEQPLGRGATGTVWRARQRETAGAEAAVPGRPDEIVAIKVLKEELANDADVVMRFLRERSVLLRLTHPNIVRTRDLVVEGDLLALVMDLVDGPDLHRYIRENGPLTPVAAALVTAQIADALAASHADGVVHRDLKPANVLLAERDGRMHPMLTDFGIARLADSPGLTRTHEFVGTPAYVAPESAEGRPQTSAVDIYGAGILLYELVTGRPPFAGATALEVLHRHLSEEPRRPSTVPAPLWTVIERCLSKDPDRRPGAESLARALRVVAAGIGVHASPAEIEAAEGVGALLVPDPSPAPVPTAPDVPGSADATQVLPNTGRGASQYDPAAATSVLPQAGPGGPGGPGGAADPTAVMPPVPQSAPQPDGPHPWQTQLRAARDRNEQTQVQYLTPDEDPLRRRPQRQPQPPQPQPHPPQHRQQPPPQQYAPQPPRSQPPRQQYAPAPQQQQYAPQPQAPQQPQQPQPPQPAPRAPRRRSANPMRIPGLGCLKGCLFTIVLLVVAGWLIWELTPLQDWLAQGRSYWQAIGDAVSAVSDWISELTSSVEAPSPPAEL, encoded by the coding sequence GTGCGGCCAGTCGGCAGCAAGTACCTGCTCGAGCAGCCGCTCGGACGCGGCGCCACGGGCACCGTCTGGCGTGCCCGCCAGAGGGAGACGGCGGGCGCCGAGGCGGCCGTCCCGGGCCGGCCCGACGAGATCGTCGCGATCAAGGTCCTCAAGGAGGAGCTCGCGAACGACGCGGACGTCGTGATGCGCTTCCTGCGGGAGCGCTCCGTCCTCCTGCGCCTCACCCACCCCAACATCGTCCGCACCCGCGACCTGGTGGTCGAGGGCGACCTGCTCGCCCTGGTCATGGACCTCGTCGACGGCCCGGACCTGCACCGCTACATCCGCGAGAACGGCCCGCTCACCCCGGTCGCCGCGGCCCTGGTGACCGCCCAGATCGCGGACGCGCTGGCGGCCAGCCACGCCGACGGCGTCGTGCACCGCGACCTGAAGCCGGCGAACGTCCTGCTCGCCGAGCGCGACGGGCGGATGCACCCGATGCTCACCGACTTCGGCATCGCCCGCCTCGCCGACTCCCCGGGCCTCACCCGCACCCACGAGTTCGTCGGCACGCCCGCCTACGTCGCGCCCGAGTCCGCCGAGGGCCGCCCGCAGACCTCCGCCGTGGACATCTACGGCGCCGGCATCCTGCTGTACGAGCTGGTCACCGGCCGTCCCCCGTTCGCGGGCGCCACCGCGCTGGAGGTCCTGCACCGGCACCTCAGCGAGGAGCCCCGCCGCCCGTCGACCGTGCCGGCCCCGCTGTGGACGGTCATCGAGCGCTGCCTCAGCAAGGACCCCGACCGCCGCCCCGGTGCCGAGAGCCTCGCCCGGGCGCTGCGCGTGGTCGCCGCGGGCATCGGCGTCCACGCGAGCCCCGCCGAGATCGAGGCGGCCGAGGGCGTCGGGGCGCTGCTCGTCCCCGATCCGTCCCCCGCGCCCGTCCCGACCGCGCCGGACGTCCCCGGCTCCGCCGACGCCACGCAGGTCCTGCCGAACACCGGCCGGGGCGCCTCGCAGTACGACCCGGCCGCCGCGACCAGCGTCCTCCCGCAGGCCGGCCCCGGCGGGCCGGGCGGACCGGGCGGCGCGGCCGACCCGACCGCGGTCATGCCCCCCGTACCGCAGTCCGCGCCGCAGCCCGACGGGCCGCACCCCTGGCAGACGCAGCTGCGCGCGGCCCGGGACCGCAACGAGCAGACCCAGGTCCAGTACCTCACCCCCGACGAGGACCCCCTGCGCCGCCGTCCCCAGCGGCAGCCGCAGCCGCCGCAGCCGCAGCCGCACCCGCCGCAGCACCGGCAGCAGCCTCCGCCGCAGCAGTACGCGCCCCAGCCGCCCCGGTCCCAGCCGCCCCGGCAGCAGTACGCCCCGGCGCCGCAGCAGCAGCAGTACGCGCCCCAGCCGCAGGCGCCCCAGCAGCCCCAGCAGCCCCAGCCGCCGCAGCCCGCGCCCCGCGCCCCGCGGCGGCGCAGTGCCAACCCGATGCGCATCCCGGGCCTGGGGTGCCTCAAGGGCTGCCTGTTCACGATCGTGCTCCTCGTCGTGGCCGGCTGGCTCATCTGGGAGCTGACCCCGCTCCAGGACTGGCTCGCCCAGGGCAGGAGCTACTGGCAGGCCATAGGCGACGCGGTCTCCGCGGTCAGCGACTGGATCTCCGAGCTGACCAGCAGCGTGGAGGCGCCCTCCCCGCCGGCGGAGCTGTGA
- the prfB gene encoding peptide chain release factor 2 — protein sequence MAVVDVSEELKSLTSTMGSIEAVLDLDKMRADIAVLEEQAAAPSLWDDPEAAQKITSRLSHLQAEVRKAETLRGRIDDLAVLFELAEAEDDPDTLAEAEAELAAVRKALDEMEVRTLLSGEYDEREALVTIRAEAGGVDASDFAERLQRMYLRWAERHDYKTEIYETSYAEEAGIKSTTFVVHAPYAYGTLSVEQGTHRLVRISPFDNQGRRQTSFAGVEVLPVVEQTDHIEIPENDLRIDVYRSSGPGGQSVNTTDSAVRITHIPTGVVVSCQNEKSQIQNKASAMRVLQARLLERQRQEERAKMDALKGDGGSSWGNQMRSYVLHPYQMVKDLRTEHEVGNPQAVLDGEIDAFLEAGIRWRKQQEK from the coding sequence GTGGCAGTCGTCGACGTATCCGAAGAGCTGAAGTCCCTCACCTCGACCATGGGGTCCATCGAGGCGGTCCTCGACCTCGACAAGATGAGGGCAGACATCGCCGTGCTCGAGGAGCAGGCGGCCGCGCCGTCCCTGTGGGACGACCCCGAGGCGGCACAGAAGATCACCAGCAGGTTGTCGCACCTCCAGGCCGAGGTCCGCAAGGCGGAGACCCTGCGCGGCCGGATCGACGACCTCGCGGTGCTGTTCGAGCTCGCCGAGGCCGAGGACGACCCGGACACCCTGGCCGAGGCCGAGGCGGAGCTGGCCGCGGTCCGCAAGGCCCTGGACGAGATGGAGGTCCGCACGCTCCTGTCCGGCGAGTACGACGAGCGCGAGGCCCTCGTCACCATCCGCGCCGAGGCCGGCGGCGTCGACGCCTCCGACTTCGCGGAGCGCCTGCAGCGCATGTACCTCCGCTGGGCCGAGCGGCACGACTACAAGACCGAGATCTACGAGACGTCGTACGCGGAGGAGGCCGGCATCAAGTCGACCACGTTCGTCGTCCACGCCCCGTACGCGTACGGCACGCTCTCCGTCGAGCAGGGCACCCACCGCCTGGTCCGCATCTCGCCCTTCGACAACCAGGGGCGCCGCCAGACGTCCTTCGCGGGCGTCGAGGTGCTGCCGGTGGTCGAGCAGACCGACCACATCGAGATCCCGGAGAACGACCTCCGCATCGACGTGTACCGGTCCTCCGGCCCCGGCGGCCAGTCCGTCAACACGACGGACTCCGCGGTCCGCATCACGCACATCCCGACGGGCGTGGTCGTGTCCTGCCAGAACGAGAAGTCGCAGATCCAGAACAAGGCGTCCGCGATGCGCGTCCTCCAGGCCCGCCTCCTGGAGCGCCAGCGCCAGGAGGAGCGCGCGAAGATGGACGCGCTCAAGGGCGACGGCGGCAGCTCCTGGGGCAACCAGATGCGCTCCTACGTCCTGCACCCCTACCAGATGGTCAAGGACCTGCGCACGGAGCACGAGGTCGGCAACCCGCAGGCCGTCCTCGACGGCGAGATCGACGCCTTCCTGGAGGCGGGCATCCGCTGGCGCAAGCAGCAGGAGAAGTAA